Proteins from one Acidobacteriota bacterium genomic window:
- a CDS encoding HAD family hydrolase: MDFKKRISKIRLLIIDVDGTLTDGTLFVLPNGEEVKGFNVKDGTGMVMARLAGIEIAVITGKHSESIRKRIETIGIKEYYQGISNKLLIFNKLLKKYSLKKENCCYIGDDIGDIPPMKQSGFAASPSDSHEKVKEISHFITESPGGKGAVREVIDLILNTQDKMDYAVKKFNQIKLVYIPIQSGHRFRFKPATDSD; this comes from the coding sequence ATGGATTTTAAAAAAAGAATCTCAAAAATCAGACTTTTAATAATCGATGTGGATGGAACACTTACAGATGGAACTCTTTTTGTGCTCCCAAATGGCGAAGAAGTTAAAGGCTTCAATGTAAAAGATGGCACAGGGATGGTCATGGCAAGATTAGCTGGAATAGAAATTGCTGTAATAACAGGAAAACATTCAGAGTCCATCAGAAAAAGAATTGAAACAATCGGGATAAAAGAATATTATCAGGGAATATCAAATAAGTTATTGATTTTCAATAAATTATTGAAGAAATATAGTTTAAAAAAAGAAAATTGCTGTTATATAGGAGATGATATCGGTGATATTCCACCCATGAAACAATCTGGATTTGCAGCCTCTCCTTCTGATTCCCATGAAAAAGTAAAAGAGATATCTCACTTTATTACAGAATCTCCAGGAGGAAAAGGAGCAGTAAGGGAAGTTATAGATTTAATCCTTAACACCCAGGATAAGATGGATTATGCAGTTAAAAAATTCAATCAAATTAAATTAGTGTATATTCCGATCCAAAGTGGCCATCGATTCCGATTCAAACCGGCCACTGATTCTGATTGA
- the mnmG gene encoding tRNA uridine-5-carboxymethylaminomethyl(34) synthesis enzyme MnmG, whose protein sequence is MMGFRDFDVIVVGAGHSGCESVHISSKMGMRTILITLNLDTIAQMSCNPAIGGLAKGHLVREIDALGGIMGTLADETGIQFRLLNQSRGYAVQAPRAQCDKVKYRISMKNFLEKVENLKIYQGEVVDVLIHRKKAVGVRLREGIEITGNCVIISPGTFLNGLIHIGLNSYPAGRANEPPSIQLSRSLENLGFKLGRLKTGTPMRLNKRTINWDVFEPQEGDENPTPFSFRTEKKLRNEIKCYIGYTNKKVHEIIRKNLDKSPLYSGKIIGIGPRYCPSIEDKVVKFPHKERHQFFLEPEGLDTNEIYVNGISSSLPVEVQTEILKNIEGLENAEIVRPAYGIEYDFVNPQQIKHSLETIEIENLFFAGQINGTSGYEEAAAQGIMAGINTSLKIMKKEPFILRRDEAYMGVLLDDLIRRGVDEPYRLFTSRAEHRLMLRIDNADERLMKYSLKYGLIEKDVIEKFLERKKKLKKIIDMLKKEKIYLEEKKEKISLEQYLKNPSINFKCILKYIPDKNEIMNLKEEEIKYIEAEIKYSGYIEKEKKEIKKLLKEYSKKIPDGLNFDNVSGLSKEIVEKLKKFKPLTLGEASNIPGMTPAALKILAIYIHLIQQKANEANN, encoded by the coding sequence ATGATGGGTTTTAGAGATTTTGATGTAATCGTTGTTGGTGCTGGACATAGTGGCTGCGAATCAGTTCATATCTCATCAAAAATGGGAATGAGAACAATTCTTATAACTCTTAACCTTGACACCATTGCACAAATGTCCTGTAATCCAGCAATTGGAGGCTTGGCAAAGGGCCATTTAGTTCGGGAAATCGATGCCCTTGGAGGGATCATGGGTACATTAGCTGATGAAACCGGGATACAATTTAGACTTTTAAACCAAAGCAGAGGATATGCAGTTCAAGCTCCTCGAGCCCAATGCGATAAGGTAAAATATAGGATATCGATGAAAAACTTTCTGGAAAAAGTCGAAAATTTAAAGATTTATCAGGGAGAAGTTGTTGATGTCCTCATCCACAGAAAAAAAGCTGTTGGAGTTAGATTAAGAGAAGGAATTGAAATCACTGGAAATTGTGTGATAATTTCTCCGGGAACCTTTTTAAATGGACTGATCCACATCGGGTTAAATTCTTATCCTGCAGGAAGGGCGAACGAACCCCCTTCAATTCAGCTTTCAAGATCCCTTGAAAACTTGGGTTTTAAACTTGGGAGGCTAAAAACAGGGACTCCTATGAGATTGAATAAAAGGACCATTAACTGGGATGTATTTGAACCTCAAGAGGGAGATGAAAACCCAACTCCATTTTCTTTTAGAACAGAAAAAAAGTTACGCAACGAAATTAAATGTTACATAGGGTATACAAACAAAAAAGTTCATGAAATCATCAGAAAAAATCTGGATAAATCTCCTTTATACAGTGGAAAAATCATCGGAATTGGGCCGAGATATTGTCCCTCAATTGAGGATAAAGTGGTTAAATTTCCCCATAAAGAAAGACACCAATTTTTTTTGGAGCCAGAAGGATTGGACACGAATGAAATTTATGTAAATGGAATCTCTTCCAGTTTACCTGTAGAAGTTCAGACCGAAATTTTAAAGAACATTGAAGGCCTTGAGAATGCAGAAATAGTAAGACCAGCCTATGGAATTGAATATGATTTTGTAAACCCCCAGCAGATAAAACATAGTCTCGAAACAATAGAAATAGAAAATCTCTTCTTTGCAGGGCAAATAAATGGAACTTCTGGCTATGAGGAAGCAGCAGCGCAGGGTATTATGGCAGGAATAAACACATCCCTTAAAATAATGAAAAAAGAACCTTTTATTTTAAGAAGAGATGAGGCATATATGGGAGTCCTTCTCGATGATTTAATCAGAAGAGGAGTTGATGAACCATACAGACTTTTCACTTCAAGAGCAGAACATAGATTGATGTTAAGGATTGATAACGCTGACGAAAGGTTAATGAAATATTCATTAAAATATGGACTTATCGAAAAAGATGTTATTGAAAAGTTTCTGGAGAGGAAAAAAAAACTGAAAAAAATCATCGATATGTTAAAAAAAGAAAAGATTTATCTTGAAGAAAAAAAAGAAAAAATTTCATTGGAACAATACTTAAAAAACCCTTCAATAAATTTCAAATGTATATTAAAATATATTCCTGATAAAAATGAGATAATGAATCTTAAAGAGGAAGAAATTAAGTATATCGAAGCGGAAATAAAATACAGTGGGTATATTGAAAAAGAGAAAAAAGAAATAAAAAAATTATTAAAAGAATATTCTAAAAAAATTCCCGATGGTTTAAATTTTGATAACGTTTCTGGATTATCTAAAGAGATTGTTGAGAAATTGAAAAAATTTAAGCCATTAACTCTTGGAGAAGCTTCAAATATTCCAGGGATGACGCCAGCTGCATTAAAAATATTAGCTATCTATATACATCTAATACAACAAAAAGCAAATGAAGCAAATAATTAA
- the kdsA gene encoding 3-deoxy-8-phosphooctulonate synthase, which produces MTEIFIGEKIKIPSECFFLIAGPCVIENEKHTYFMAKNLKRITDELNIPFIFKSSYDKANRLSIDSYRGPGIKEGLKILSNIKKELEIPVLSDVHETNQIELAAEVLDVIQIPALLSRQTDLVVEAAKTNKPINLKKGQFLSPWNVKNIVEKALAQGNHSILITERGTTFGYNNLVVDFKSIPIMKEFGFPVIIDATHAVQLPGAAGTSSGGNSKFTPHMAKAGIAVGADGVFLEVHENPEKALSDGPNSLRLDELYSLLRELKKLYKLINKRG; this is translated from the coding sequence ATGACAGAAATTTTTATAGGAGAAAAAATCAAGATCCCATCAGAATGCTTTTTTTTAATAGCTGGACCATGTGTAATTGAGAACGAAAAACATACCTATTTTATGGCAAAAAATTTAAAAAGAATCACTGATGAATTAAACATTCCATTCATATTTAAATCTTCCTACGACAAAGCAAATAGGCTCTCCATAGATTCCTATAGAGGACCTGGCATTAAAGAAGGATTGAAGATTCTATCAAACATAAAAAAAGAACTTGAGATCCCTGTTCTCTCAGATGTCCATGAAACAAATCAAATTGAATTAGCAGCTGAGGTTCTTGATGTGATCCAAATTCCAGCGCTTCTCTCAAGACAGACAGACCTCGTTGTTGAGGCAGCGAAGACAAATAAGCCAATAAACCTTAAGAAAGGGCAATTTCTCTCTCCTTGGAATGTAAAAAATATCGTAGAAAAAGCCCTTGCCCAGGGAAATCATTCTATTTTAATAACAGAAAGGGGAACTACATTCGGATATAACAACTTAGTGGTTGACTTTAAATCTATACCCATTATGAAAGAATTTGGATTTCCTGTTATTATCGATGCAACTCATGCCGTTCAACTACCTGGAGCTGCTGGTACTTCCTCAGGAGGGAATTCAAAATTTACACCCCACATGGCAAAAGCAGGAATCGCAGTTGGAGCTGATGGAGTCTTCTTGGAAGTTCATGAAAATCCAGAGAAAGCTCTTTCCGATGGACCAAATTCTCTAAGATTGGATGAGTTATATTCTTTATTAAGAGAACTAAAGAAATTATATAAATTAATAAATAAAAGGGGATAA
- a CDS encoding ParB/RepB/Spo0J family partition protein: MSRKVLGRGIRDLISEDISLLRGERYSEIDIDLIKPNELQPRVKFSDDSLDELANSMKETGVLQPIIVVSDESYFRIVTGERRWRAAQKIGIKRIPAIIKKIPPEKQLELSLIENIQREDLNPLEIATAYHHLVEGMGLTQEEVAEKIGKDRSSIANYLRLLKLPKEIKDALAENKISMGHARALLSIENEEDQKILCAITIKKDLSVRELEKIIKRMKKKKESRIGIQIDPDILNIEEELRKFFGTQVKIKKTKKGGYISIKFFSDNELNRILKLMRERM, from the coding sequence ATGAGTAGAAAGGTTCTTGGAAGAGGGATAAGAGATCTTATTTCTGAGGATATTTCTCTGTTAAGAGGTGAAAGATATTCTGAAATTGACATTGATTTAATTAAACCGAATGAGTTGCAGCCGAGAGTTAAATTCTCAGACGATTCTTTAGATGAATTAGCTAACTCGATGAAGGAAACAGGCGTATTACAGCCAATAATCGTTGTGTCAGACGAAAGCTATTTCAGAATAGTTACAGGAGAAAGAAGATGGAGAGCAGCACAAAAAATAGGAATAAAAAGAATTCCAGCAATCATCAAAAAAATTCCACCTGAAAAACAGCTGGAACTCTCTCTTATTGAAAATATCCAGAGAGAGGATTTAAACCCTCTGGAAATTGCTACTGCATATCATCATCTTGTGGAAGGAATGGGTTTAACCCAGGAAGAAGTAGCTGAAAAAATAGGAAAAGACAGAAGCTCTATCGCAAATTATTTAAGGCTCCTCAAACTTCCTAAGGAAATTAAAGATGCCTTGGCAGAGAACAAAATTTCAATGGGCCATGCAAGAGCACTCCTTTCAATTGAAAATGAAGAAGATCAAAAAATATTGTGTGCTATCACAATAAAAAAAGATTTATCTGTAAGAGAACTTGAGAAAATAATAAAAAGGATGAAAAAGAAAAAAGAATCAAGGATAGGTATACAAATTGACCCTGATATTCTCAATATCGAGGAAGAATTAAGAAAATTTTTTGGAACTCAAGTAAAGATAAAAAAGACAAAAAAAGGAGGGTATATTTCAATAAAATTTTTCTCCGACAATGAATTAAACAGAATTTTAAAATTAATGAGGGAAAGGATGTAA
- a CDS encoding KpsF/GutQ family sugar-phosphate isomerase, translating into MVETGKRVIEIEALAIQKLKENLDSNFTKAVELLFSSKGRIIVTGMGKSGIIARKISATMTSTGSPSIFMHPADAVHGDLGIILSDDIIIAISYSGETIEILNLINFIKRMGTKLIAITGNTNSTLAKNSDVILNISVEKEACPIGLVPTTSTTAALVMGDALAVALMEKKGFSEEEFLFYHPRGQIGKNLLKVKHLMHVGDEVPVVKVTDPMEKVLKIMTEKKLGVTSVIDLNNKLVGIITDGDLRRLLIKYGNILDKTAQECMHENPLIIDEEEMATKALNLMEEKKITSLLIKNSDGGIKGIVHLHDLWKTEMF; encoded by the coding sequence ATGGTTGAAACAGGTAAAAGAGTTATAGAAATTGAAGCACTCGCAATCCAGAAACTTAAAGAAAATCTTGACAGCAATTTTACAAAAGCTGTTGAGCTTCTTTTTTCATCTAAAGGAAGAATAATAGTCACTGGAATGGGTAAATCTGGAATCATAGCAAGAAAAATTTCGGCAACAATGACATCAACAGGCTCGCCTTCCATATTCATGCATCCTGCTGATGCAGTTCATGGAGACTTAGGAATAATTCTTTCTGATGACATAATAATAGCAATATCTTACAGTGGCGAAACTATAGAAATATTGAATTTGATAAATTTCATAAAAAGAATGGGAACTAAATTGATAGCAATAACTGGTAATACAAATTCCACCCTTGCAAAAAATAGTGATGTTATTTTAAACATTAGTGTCGAAAAAGAAGCCTGTCCAATAGGACTAGTTCCTACAACTTCTACTACAGCTGCTCTTGTTATGGGAGATGCCCTTGCAGTAGCCTTAATGGAGAAGAAGGGATTCTCCGAGGAAGAATTTCTTTTCTATCATCCTCGAGGTCAGATAGGAAAGAACCTTTTAAAAGTAAAACATCTTATGCATGTAGGAGATGAGGTCCCTGTCGTGAAAGTAACAGATCCAATGGAAAAAGTTTTAAAAATAATGACTGAAAAAAAATTAGGTGTTACATCAGTTATAGATCTGAACAATAAACTTGTTGGAATTATTACAGATGGGGATTTAAGAAGGCTTTTAATAAAATACGGAAATATTCTTGATAAGACAGCTCAAGAATGTATGCATGAGAATCCTCTAATAATTGATGAAGAAGAAATGGCGACCAAAGCTTTAAATTTAATGGAAGAAAAAAAGATCACCTCCCTTTTAATAAAGAATTCAGATGGTGGAATTAAGGGAATTGTTCACCTCCATGATCTATGGAAAACAGAGATGTTTTAA
- the mnmE gene encoding tRNA uridine-5-carboxymethylaminomethyl(34) synthesis GTPase MnmE: MKNNDTIIAISTPYGRGGIGIVRVSGNSSLSIIKKIFIPVKGWDDLKPREIFTGFIIDPEKHIKIHKALVTYFKAPRSYTGEDVVEISCFSSPPILNYVLLLGIKSGARLAEPGEFTQRAFLNGKIDLLQAEAINDLIMSNTLKQALVSFTQSEGFLSKKIEAIKKKLIDIISSVEASIEFPDENLEINWDLYGLWIKQLIEDISKMLETFEYGKLLKEGFSLSITGKPNVGKSTLFNSLLKEERAIVTQFPGTTRDYIRETILINDIPCSLIDTAGIEKSNNAIDIESIKKGEEIIKKSDGILLIFDLSKRVSKKDYEIIDKVKNKNMIIVFNKMDLPRKLETEKIIKILDGRPSVEISAKLRANLNQLENLINNFFVSEIKESEFILNLRQKQVLEEVLKFLEKGFDFFENGYREEIIIEELKGAMNSLGKLTGEIKVEEIINNIFQNFCVGK; encoded by the coding sequence ATGAAAAATAATGATACAATCATCGCCATATCTACTCCATATGGAAGAGGCGGCATAGGGATAGTTAGAGTAAGCGGCAACTCATCTTTAAGCATAATAAAAAAAATATTTATCCCTGTAAAAGGGTGGGATGATTTAAAGCCAAGAGAAATTTTTACCGGCTTTATAATTGATCCTGAAAAACACATTAAAATCCATAAAGCCCTTGTCACCTATTTCAAAGCTCCCAGATCTTATACTGGTGAAGATGTGGTAGAAATCAGCTGTTTTAGCAGTCCTCCTATTCTAAATTATGTGTTACTGTTAGGTATAAAATCAGGCGCGAGGCTGGCAGAACCAGGAGAATTCACTCAGAGAGCTTTTCTAAACGGTAAAATAGACTTGCTCCAGGCAGAGGCTATAAATGATTTGATAATGTCAAACACTCTAAAACAGGCTCTTGTTTCATTCACTCAATCTGAAGGGTTTCTTTCTAAAAAAATTGAAGCCATCAAAAAAAAATTAATAGATATAATTTCTTCTGTAGAAGCGAGCATTGAATTTCCGGACGAGAACTTAGAAATAAATTGGGATCTTTATGGTCTCTGGATAAAACAGCTAATAGAAGATATAAGTAAAATGTTAGAAACATTTGAGTATGGTAAGCTTTTAAAAGAGGGATTTTCTCTCTCTATAACCGGAAAACCAAATGTTGGAAAATCCACCCTTTTTAATTCTCTTCTAAAAGAAGAAAGGGCAATAGTAACCCAATTCCCTGGAACCACTCGAGATTATATAAGAGAAACAATTCTTATAAATGACATCCCATGTTCTTTAATCGACACTGCAGGAATTGAAAAATCAAACAACGCTATTGATATTGAAAGCATAAAAAAAGGAGAAGAAATTATTAAAAAATCTGATGGTATCCTCCTTATTTTTGACCTCTCAAAAAGGGTTTCTAAAAAAGATTATGAAATTATCGATAAAGTGAAAAATAAAAACATGATTATTGTGTTTAATAAAATGGATCTTCCCAGAAAACTTGAAACAGAAAAAATTATAAAAATTTTAGACGGAAGACCTTCTGTAGAAATCTCAGCAAAATTAAGGGCAAACCTTAATCAACTTGAAAATTTAATTAATAACTTCTTTGTTTCAGAAATAAAAGAAAGCGAATTTATTCTCAATCTAAGACAGAAGCAGGTTTTGGAAGAGGTGTTAAAGTTTCTTGAAAAAGGGTTCGATTTTTTTGAAAATGGATATAGAGAAGAAATAATCATTGAGGAATTAAAAGGAGCGATGAATTCTCTTGGAAAGCTCACAGGAGAAATTAAAGTTGAGGAAATTATTAACAATATCTTTCAAAACTTCTGTGTTGGAAAATGA
- a CDS encoding CTP synthase: MPSKYIFITGGVVSSLGKGVAAASIGMLLENRGYRVALQKFDPYLNVDPGTLSPYQHGEVFVTDDGAETDLDLGHYERFTSLITSKENNWTAGRIYNAIINKERKGDFLGKTIQVIPHVTDEIKNAIYSISDSFDIVIVEIGGTVGDIESLPFLEAIRQIRQELGKENTLFIHLTLVPFIPAAGELKTKPTQHSVKELREIGIQPDIILCRTDRFLSKEIKSKIALFTNVPEEAVITAKDVNTVYEIPLVFSQEGIDSIILKLLNLDDKGNDLNKWVEMVEKIKNPVDEVDIYLIGKYTGLTDSYKSLNEALIHGGIPFRLKVNIIWTSSEGGMETEETEEILKDADGILIPGGFGKRGIEGMINAIRFARETKTPFFGICLGMQCASIEFARNVCNLKNANSEEFDPDTEYKIFLKLRELKGIEDMGGTMRLGKYRCVLEKNSLAYKIYQKDEIWERHRHRYEFNPEMEKIMASNGLKITGRYPEKNLVEIIELSNHPWFIGCQFHPEFKSKPLDPHPLFKSFIKACYDHRINKKK, from the coding sequence ATGCCATCTAAATATATATTTATAACAGGCGGGGTTGTTTCATCTCTGGGAAAAGGAGTGGCAGCTGCTTCAATTGGAATGCTACTGGAAAATAGAGGCTATCGAGTTGCCCTTCAGAAATTTGATCCTTATTTAAACGTTGACCCGGGCACTTTAAGTCCCTACCAGCATGGAGAAGTATTTGTTACTGATGATGGAGCTGAAACCGATTTGGATCTGGGCCATTATGAAAGATTTACTTCCTTAATAACATCCAAAGAAAACAACTGGACCGCAGGAAGAATTTATAATGCGATAATCAATAAAGAAAGAAAGGGAGATTTTTTGGGGAAAACAATTCAAGTAATTCCCCATGTAACTGACGAAATTAAGAATGCGATTTACTCAATTTCAGATAGTTTTGATATAGTTATTGTAGAAATAGGAGGAACTGTAGGAGATATTGAAAGCCTTCCATTCTTAGAAGCAATAAGACAAATACGACAGGAGTTAGGAAAAGAAAATACTCTTTTTATACATCTTACTCTTGTTCCTTTCATCCCGGCCGCAGGAGAACTAAAAACAAAGCCAACCCAGCATAGTGTGAAAGAATTAAGAGAAATTGGTATTCAGCCAGATATTATATTATGCAGAACAGATAGATTTCTTTCTAAAGAAATTAAGAGTAAAATCGCCCTTTTTACAAATGTCCCAGAAGAAGCAGTTATTACTGCAAAAGATGTAAATACCGTTTATGAGATTCCCCTTGTATTTTCCCAGGAAGGCATCGATAGCATAATTTTAAAACTGTTAAATTTAGATGATAAAGGTAATGATTTGAATAAATGGGTTGAAATGGTGGAAAAGATTAAAAACCCTGTTGACGAAGTAGATATTTATTTGATCGGAAAGTATACAGGATTAACAGATTCTTATAAAAGTTTGAACGAGGCATTAATCCATGGAGGAATTCCATTTAGATTAAAGGTAAATATTATATGGACATCCTCTGAGGGAGGAATGGAAACAGAAGAAACAGAAGAGATCTTGAAAGATGCTGATGGAATATTAATCCCAGGAGGATTTGGGAAAAGAGGAATAGAAGGGATGATAAATGCAATAAGATTTGCAAGGGAAACAAAAACACCTTTTTTTGGAATCTGCCTTGGAATGCAATGCGCCTCTATTGAATTTGCTCGAAATGTATGCAATCTGAAGAATGCAAACAGTGAGGAATTTGACCCTGATACAGAATATAAAATTTTTCTTAAGTTAAGAGAATTAAAAGGAATTGAAGATATGGGCGGAACGATGAGGCTCGGAAAATACAGATGTGTTCTCGAAAAAAATTCTTTAGCTTATAAAATTTATCAAAAGGATGAGATATGGGAAAGGCACAGGCATAGATATGAATTTAATCCTGAAATGGAAAAAATTATGGCATCTAATGGATTGAAAATTACTGGAAGATATCCTGAGAAGAACCTGGTTGAAATAATTGAATTATCAAATCATCCATGGTTTATCGGGTGTCAGTTTCATCCTGAGTTTAAATCAAAGCCTTTAGATCCCCACCCTCTATTTAAAAGTTTTATAAAGGCCTGTTATGATCACAGGATAAATAAGAAAAAATGA
- a CDS encoding ParA family protein — translation MKKKILAVANQKGGVGKTTTVINLGASLSAAEIRVLIVDMDPQGNATSGLGFKRDEINPGIFETITQEALIHDSIIKTKLKYLDLCPSTKSLASAEIEFLHWEDREKKLRLSLSSLENKYQYILIDCPPSLGYLTLNSLVAATSVLIPLQCEYYALEGLSDLLDTFEEVRKYLNPMLELEGILLTMHDERTNLSNQIEKEVRELFRQKVFSTVIPRNVKLGEAPSFGLPIILYDIKSKGAISYMNLAKEILKNE, via the coding sequence ATGAAGAAAAAAATTTTGGCTGTAGCAAATCAAAAAGGAGGGGTAGGTAAAACCACTACTGTTATAAACCTTGGTGCTTCCTTATCTGCTGCAGAGATAAGAGTTTTGATCGTTGACATGGATCCCCAGGGTAATGCAACAAGCGGACTCGGGTTCAAAAGAGATGAAATTAATCCTGGCATTTTTGAAACAATAACCCAAGAAGCCTTAATCCATGATTCGATTATCAAAACAAAATTAAAATATTTAGATTTATGCCCCTCAACAAAATCCCTTGCATCAGCAGAAATTGAGTTTTTGCATTGGGAAGATAGAGAAAAAAAGCTTCGTTTATCACTCTCATCATTGGAAAATAAATATCAATATATACTAATCGATTGCCCGCCATCTCTGGGTTATCTTACACTTAATTCTTTAGTTGCCGCAACTTCTGTTCTGATACCCCTTCAATGCGAATATTATGCCCTTGAAGGCCTTTCTGACCTCCTTGATACATTTGAAGAGGTTAGAAAGTACTTAAATCCAATGCTTGAGCTGGAGGGAATACTTCTTACAATGCATGATGAACGAACGAATCTATCCAATCAGATTGAGAAGGAAGTAAGAGAACTATTTAGACAAAAGGTTTTCAGCACTGTAATCCCAAGAAATGTAAAATTAGGAGAGGCTCCAAGCTTTGGCCTTCCTATAATACTCTATGATATAAAATCTAAAGGAGCCATTTCCTACATGAATTTGGCAAAGGAGATATTAAAAAATGAGTAG
- a CDS encoding polymer-forming cytoskeletal protein: MSKKKSELSNLVGFIDKGTEFNGELNFTGSFRIDGIFKGKISSDSSLLIGENGEVEADISIGSVYINGLVKGKIIAKDRVEVHNKGRIFGTIETSILVIEEGAYFEGNCIMNTKK, translated from the coding sequence ATGTCCAAAAAAAAGAGTGAATTGAGCAACTTAGTAGGTTTTATTGATAAGGGAACTGAATTTAATGGAGAATTAAATTTTACTGGTTCTTTCAGAATTGATGGAATTTTTAAGGGAAAAATTTCCTCAGATTCATCGTTATTAATAGGAGAAAACGGAGAGGTTGAAGCAGATATATCCATAGGAAGTGTGTACATAAATGGACTCGTAAAGGGAAAAATTATTGCAAAAGATAGGGTTGAAGTTCACAACAAAGGAAGAATATTTGGTACAATAGAAACCTCTATACTTGTAATAGAAGAAGGTGCCTATTTCGAAGGAAATTGTATCATGAATACAAAAAAATGA
- a CDS encoding RsmG family class I SAM-dependent methyltransferase produces MKQIIKNSFAYLNPAQVDQFDFFFHFLKEWNEKMNLVSRKNFDINFLNLLSISLFMGEKISPYNSLVDVGAGAGFPSIPLKILNNRAEIIQIEPDKKKVYF; encoded by the coding sequence ATGAAGCAAATAATTAAAAACTCCTTTGCATATCTTAATCCAGCCCAGGTAGATCAATTCGATTTTTTTTTCCATTTTTTAAAAGAATGGAATGAAAAAATGAATTTAGTTTCGAGAAAAAATTTTGATATTAATTTTTTAAATTTATTATCTATAAGTCTGTTCATGGGAGAAAAAATATCCCCTTACAATTCTCTTGTAGATGTCGGAGCAGGTGCTGGATTTCCAAGTATTCCCTTAAAAATCCTTAATAACAGAGCTGAAATAATCCAAATTGAACCCGATAAAAAAAAAGTTTATTTTTAA
- the kdsB gene encoding 3-deoxy-manno-octulosonate cytidylyltransferase has protein sequence MKKALGIIPARYASSRFMGKPLAMIKDKPMIIWVYERAKKAKLLRDVIVATDSYEVQRKVEKYGGNALITFSSHSTGTERIAEVSEKYDDELIVNIQGDEPLISPLIIDKMVEELQDITIDIVTVKEKILDDSYLSPNMVKVITDLKGFAIYFSRSPIPYCRQDNRIYFKHIGVYGFKKQILLNLVKLSPSPLERIENLEQLRAIEYGYKIKVIESPYHTIGVDTPEDIEKIEMELKNAI, from the coding sequence ATGAAAAAAGCCCTTGGAATCATCCCTGCTCGATATGCATCTTCCAGGTTTATGGGGAAACCTTTAGCTATGATAAAAGACAAACCTATGATTATATGGGTGTACGAAAGAGCAAAAAAGGCTAAGCTTCTAAGAGATGTTATTGTGGCAACTGATAGTTATGAAGTACAAAGAAAAGTAGAGAAATATGGAGGAAATGCTTTGATAACCTTTTCATCTCATAGCACTGGCACGGAAAGAATAGCAGAGGTTTCAGAAAAATATGATGATGAACTAATAGTCAACATACAGGGAGATGAACCATTAATATCTCCTTTAATCATCGACAAAATGGTGGAAGAACTTCAGGATATCACCATTGATATTGTAACAGTAAAAGAAAAAATTCTCGATGATTCATACTTGAGCCCTAATATGGTAAAAGTAATAACAGATTTAAAAGGCTTTGCAATTTACTTTTCAAGGTCTCCAATTCCATACTGCAGGCAAGACAACAGAATTTATTTCAAACACATTGGAGTTTATGGATTCAAAAAACAAATTCTGTTAAATCTCGTTAAGCTGAGCCCTTCTCCTCTGGAAAGAATCGAAAACCTGGAGCAACTAAGGGCAATTGAATATGGATATAAGATAAAAGTTATAGAATCTCCGTACCATACAATTGGAGTTGATACACCTGAAGATATAGAAAAAATAGAAATGGAGCTTAAAAATGCCATCTAA